In Elgaria multicarinata webbii isolate HBS135686 ecotype San Diego chromosome 19, rElgMul1.1.pri, whole genome shotgun sequence, a genomic segment contains:
- the SLC31A2 gene encoding protein SLC31A2: protein MMPMSFVFSDQVVLLFDFWSVHSAAGMVLSVAVVMLIAVLYEAVKVSKAKLIQRATPTPIATSVSQETLGEPERGSVSTGIGQLPSSPQKSWWFPWHVAQSLLHVVQVVLGYLVMLAVMSYNTWIFLGVIVGSAIGYYLAYPLLSIR, encoded by the exons ATGTCTTTCGTCTTCTCCGATCAAGTGGTCCTTCTCTTTGACTTCTGGAGCGTTCACAGCGCAGCAG GGATGGTGCTCTCCGTAGCGGTGGTCATGCTAATAGCGGTGCTGTACGAGGCCGTCAAGGTCAGCAAGGCCAAGCTGATCCAGCGCGCGACGCCGACGCCCATCGCCACCAGCGTCAGCCAGGAGACTCTCGGCGAGCCGGAGAGGGGGTCTGTCAGCACGGGCATCGGGCAGCTGCCCAGCTCCCCCCAAAA GAGCTGGTGGTTCCCGTGGCACGTGGCCCAGTCCCTGCTCCACGTGGTCCAAGTGGTCCTCGGTTACCTGGTGATGCTGGCCGTGATGTCTTACAACACGTGGATCTTCCTGGGCGTGATTGTGGGCTCGGCAATCGGGTACTATTTGGCGTACCCGCTCCTCAGCATCAGATAG